The Salvia miltiorrhiza cultivar Shanhuang (shh) chromosome 1, IMPLAD_Smil_shh, whole genome shotgun sequence genome has a window encoding:
- the LOC131007261 gene encoding uncharacterized protein LOC131007261, whose product MSPIVGTIVFSTVGRPNYGFDIFSVQLNDSNFSERRLTDGASINFNGRFVDDDNTIVYISERTGSAQIFLNRRGGGDAHPDHLHSAAESLFHDRPAVRNGRLYFISAHERPEKPFTSWCALYSAGPDDKRAVRLTPYGSVDFSPAVSPSGKLIAVASYGSRRWGGEFHDLLTDIVVFSDSNPTKRILVCEHGGWPTWSGDSTLYFHRQSDDGWWSIFRVDLPHDFASSAASLAPLRITPPGLHCFTPAAVPNSLRIAVATRRKGKSHRHIEIFDTESQKFYPVTELINPNFHHYNPFVSPGATSLGYHRFRGGAAAGTTTIPHLEPVSSPLEGLCMLRLNGSFPAFSPSGDFVALNGDFDQNSGLKIVKSDGTKRWTLFKNRTTFSNCWSPADENVIFVSIGPVFQSVRANVQIARVTFDPSQLSNNRDEIAADIKILTGEETGNNAFPSCSPDGKSVVFRSGRDGHKNLYIVDAVNGEFDGGIRRLSEGAWIDTMPSWSPDGKMIAFSSNRHRPEDPSVFGIYLMRPDETEVRRVAVAGFEERERLNHVCFSADMEWLLFTANLGGVTAEPVALPNQFQPYGELYAVRLDGSGLQRLTWSAYENGVPAWHPRVLSTPSLHAEDTDVLKGNFAEPLWIQCD is encoded by the coding sequence ATGTCGCCAATTGTTGGTACCATAGTCTTCTCCACCGTCGGCCGCCCCAATTACGGCTTCGATATTTTCTCCGTTCAACTCAACGATTCCAACTTCTCCGAGCGCCGCCTCACCGACGGCGCATCCATCAACTTCAACGGCCGATTCGTCGACGACGACAACACGATCGTTTACATCTCCGAGAGAACAGGCTCTGCTCAGATATTCCTCAACCgacgcggcggcggcgatgCTCACCCCGACCACCTCCACTCCGCCGCGGAGAGCCTCTTCCACGACCGCCCCGCCGTCAGGAACGGCCGCCTCTACTTCATCTCCGCCCACGAACGCCCCGAAAAGCCGTTCACGAGCTGGTGTGCTCTCTACTCTGCAGGCCCCGACGACAAGAGAGCTGTGCGATTGACGCCTTACGGCTCTGTGGATTTCAGCCCCGCCGTCTCTCCGTCGGGGAAGCTCATCGCCGTTGCCTCTTACGGATCGAGACGGTGGGGGGGCGAGTTTCACGATCTCCTTACAGATATTGTTGTTTTTAGCGACTCCAATCCAACGAAGCGCATTCTAGTGTGCGAGCACGGCGGCTGGCCGACGTGGTCCGGCGATTCGACGCTGTATTTCCACCGCCAATCTGATGATGGATGGTGGAGCATCTTCAGAGTTGATTTGCCTCATGATTTCGCATCCTCCGCCGCTTCCCTCGCGCCGCTCCGCATCACGCCGCCGGGGCTCCACTGCTTCACCCCGGCGGCCGTGCCGAATAGCTTGAGAATCGCCGTCGCGACCAGGCGGAAGGGAAAAAGTCATCGCCACATTGAGATATTCGATACAGAGTCACAGAAATTCTATCCTGTAACCGAGCTGATCAACCCTAATTTCCACCATTACAACCCCTTTGTGTCGCCGGGAGCTACTTCTCTCGGCTATCATCGCTTcagaggcggcgccgccgccggcaccACCACGATTCCGCACCTCGAACCAGTTTCTAGTCCACTAGAAGGCCTCTGCATGCTCAGGCTCAACGGCTCGTTCCCGGCCTTCTCCCCCTCCGGCGATTTCGTCGCACTCAACGGCGATTTCGATCAGAATTCCGGCCTCAAAATCGTCAAATCCGACGGCACAAAGAGGTGGACTCTGTTCAAAAATCGAACCACCTTCTCCAATTGCTGGAGCCCCGCTGATGAAAACGTCATCTTTGTATCGATCGGGCCTGTTTTTCAATCCGTTAGGGCAAATGTGCAGATTGCTCGAGTCACATTCGATCCATCGCAGCTATCAAATAATCGCGACGAAATCGCCGCAGATATCAAAATTCTCACCGGAGAAGAAACCGGCAACAACGCCTTCCCATCCTGCTCCCCCGACGGGAAATCCGTCGTGTTCCGATCGGGGCGCGACGGACACAAAAATCTCTACATCGTTGACGCCGTCAACGGCGAATTCGACGGCGGAATCCGGCGGCTGAGCGAAGGAGCGTGGATCGACACGATGCCGAGCTGGTCTCCGGACGGGAAGATGATCGCGTTTTCTTCGAATCGGCATCGGCCGGAGGATCCGAGCGTGTTCGGAATATACTTGATGAGGCCGGACGAAACGGAGGTTCGGAGAGTTGCGGTGGCAGGatttgaggagagagagaggttgaaCCACGTGTGCTTCAGCGCCGATATGGAATGGCTGCTGTTCACGGCGAACCTGGGTGGAGTGACGGCGGAGCCGGTGGCGCTGCCGAACCAGTTCCAGCCGTATGGGGAGTTGTACGCAGTGAGATTGGATGGGAGCGGCTTGCAGAGACTGACGTGGAGTGCCTACGAGAACGGGGTGCCAGCGTGGCACCCCAGGGTCTTATCCACACCGAGTCTCCACGCTGAAGATACAGATGTTTTGAAGGGCAACTTTGCTGAACCCTTGTGGATCCAATGTGATTGA